One part of the Aricia agestis chromosome Z, ilAriAges1.1, whole genome shotgun sequence genome encodes these proteins:
- the LOC121739479 gene encoding prefoldin subunit 1, which yields MAKPVDLELRKAFAELQIKMVATSKKIQIIDSHIGVLKRVAQHAEITQREMAHLPNGTKTYESIGRMFLLTDLEDIKKNLKENLSLLSSRTAELEENKQYLEKNLKESEDNIREMVQQKKEQSETKST from the coding sequence atggctaaACCGGTGGATTTAGAACTAAGAAAAGCCTTCGCAgaattgcaaataaaaatggTAGCAACCAGCAAGAAGATACAAATTATCGACAGTCATATAGGCGTACTGAAACGTGTGGCTCAACATGCAGAAATTACTCAGCGAGAGATGGCTCATCTACCAAATGGTACAAAAACTTACGAATCAATAGGGAGAATGTTCCTTTTAACAGATTTAGAGGATATAAAAAAGAATCTGAAGGAAAATCTTTCCCTTTTAAGTAGTCGCACTGCCGAGTTAGAAGAGAATAAACAGTATTTAGAGAAAAATCTTAAAGAGAGTGAAGACAACATCAGAGAAATGGTCCAGCAAAAAAAGGAACAAAGTGAAACCAAATCCACATAA
- the LOC121738574 gene encoding myb-like protein X → MNFSRFLDIQSWWEVPSIAYFCSLFRTAFNLLDFDIEELEEALLTDGTEESGNSLLTELIVRLLNGCLGNNDISAFNYQMYLRRLFRQKCQETGRYNPFNTDIDFQFLPLRTKVEILYALCDFRLDADDVFDLFKNLEAESLRVEPLGWDDNDSAYWYFYGTRLYREDIIKKPKAKNKKRKKESRKRGWFYGDDWLDDDETERVWQVVCFTEEDWTHLTDKFRKASSKVEKELYRSLSQNFLPEIPRLFQEKERLQRKRLLELAPRRTSSRVLQKIKQKEEEEVKSSVYDSKDEDSKETSSAAREKRARRRDLLRTKSSSSDSESSNSEQDEMPQKAAKPTKSTEKRSKNSSSTHKGEPPPEPVVRTGRKTNNSLAAATGQIVIPDTVEPTNSTRKKLKTSQIFSQTEEDIQTDMYKVLEQLTAHEDAWPFMDPVEEEYAPNYYAVIRRPMDLRKMEERLDNGYYSDFSMFKADFKLIVNNCRLYNGQDNEYTTMVDNLQAAFDRLTEKYIHRVSSSDEEIAVEYQIPTPSRKHKLKLSESPVRHKRKKTKSHSDHNEPKSSSSMQENNQENDDEEDDNEGDAKKRKESHKKHDKIKKKRRGHHRHGKHSKNHKKNSHKSNHERKHSKRQKHGKDKDREGKKSKQKKRKSKHHDNDLPDELKRSASQESLESSNRSRSASPLPSIHTPSPSPTELDKSEQNEQLSDPDFLKDKFDKIKERRRHTTKEAWDSLFDFKQKIDSHKQNINVPDKDKNKKLRETIEKLKAKNIKYKDSAIYNNPFTGGSAEKPVKSAKESDKEDEDFSDNDTTETESIKTKPGTRRSKRSCAKSVSASKALEQAVKDISKWLDDAPKGSALSSPCDSPAQTISTEEHDNSRLDDEFSQNEKPMHMRRDGRKRPSSREPKIIKRREIQRTIDRLQPGKSKGNLLTNISNKGNEKFEEVASSPSTSTKTRDSFKEESSPKLSLGSVLPTVEFTLGNDHNFGNEDAKSEAENEDTKTTEIDKESKDVEEKPTEKKEVEVQAAAPAKKDAEVETEPQIIMKPSQEKATPNLSAWFKAFGAPKTTTTTTTAKKKTEKEREPEEKPAENTNIDAVAKIASPKNTAAKYDSPNDPNSPLPDSDDSPHLSVAVTPRQRRTSTGSSISERSSFSQDLDSPRHQMSHNSPLLRSPASPRTDDFQKITYPIINGTVRAGFYQDTTSLKSSPDKSCSPREAPQSPYSPYSQHVYATNSATGSATPNYFVDHNKSPLPTYGQNAPPYYDTSKAPVANKLVRVHDDYTSLGPNSNPSLSSPISSPNHGPYSPIPSPYPNSQTNYSQPQISPRPNTPSVQQPNTTQISPEPKTSLFPVKKRTYEPEQPDSSKNLHDKDDLATGKVRNEYPKTTQALHSSQTMSSTSVDDIALALSEKSELGKLNNTREKASNDFNERQHRDRELYNNSEPVINDKRDSHTTKSAVKKNNIDMINMGYMEESRRHNIERTEVDYSNREHKTNANPQQKGYEIEAIAINLGIHNQQMSMSKPLNKPAVCLNNTTPAHSHERAPVDVTINHNIAHAHQNQYESLASQQISTFSLNDIELANKKLYSCNTTSSPAIDYGNWKMTNQTRKPETLPSDYSSAYSGINDEKLRSDSITNQAALNYNKSIQQQYSNYNSIPRTNTSRTQDPQHNLSAELRIPNPRSLLKNDVSTMSEAETIAKNMESLSKSQKSDKLVQNHPLVSSSLPYKTPYTSHSSIPIESLRNLSGIPQMLERFTNDERYLSSFAAGSSSLYHDKTFSMAQMFNKGIAATDAHATSTSAGTYSQAPIATSKDNNAYKSPSTASNAPLDQKKNRRKKPSETKQAQVIGTQYLNTVSNNDVLTSVKANMMQSSPFNFGTTSNMALSGMYGDNGGFTIDDFRNSTNQLMAANYMAAAVAHQRNSEANAEKLAKPAHQNSNHAAAGTFPFLGHSQVRAGYPFVGTETSSPLYQQYLRYQEELQRQTGAQIMSLYPQAYAPASLGVRQPYDALNRHSWL, encoded by the exons ATGAATTTCTCACGGTTTTTGGATATTCAGTCATGGTGGGAAGTGCCCAGCATCGCTTACTTTTGTTCCCTGTTCAGAACTGCGTTCAATCTCTTGGATTTTGACATTGAA GAATTAGAGGAAGCACTTTTAACAGATGGCACAGAGGAATCAGGCAATTCCCTCTTGACGGAATTAATCGTTAGACTGTTGAATGGCTGCCTGGGCAACAATGATATCTCAGCATTCAACTATCAG ATGTATTTGAGGCGGCTATTTCGACAAAAATGTCAAGAAACAGGCCGATACAACCCCTTCAATACTGACATTGACTTCCAATTCCTCCCTCTCCGGACTaaagttgaaattttgtatgcactATGTGATTTTCGACTTGATGCTGATGATGTTTTTGATTTATTCAAGAACCTTGAAGCTGAAAGCTTGAGAGTGGAACCTTTAGG GTGGGATGACAACGACTCAGCATATTGGTATTTTTATGGCACCAGATTGTATAGAGAGGATATAATTAAGAAGCCCAAAGCTAAGAATAAAAAGAGGAAAAAGGAGAGTCGGAAACGGGGCTGGTTCTACGGCGATGACTGGTTGGATGACGATGAGACGGAGCGAGTGTGGCAGGTGGTTTGCTTTACGGAAGAGGATTGGACACACCTGACAGACAAGTTTCGTAAAGCATCAAGTAAAGTGGAAAAGGAATTGTATCGGTCATTATCGCAGAACTTTCTACCGGAAATACCGAGACTGTTTCAGGAAAAGGAAAGATTACAAAGAAAAAG GTTGTTAGAGCTAGCACCACGGCGAACATCAAGTAGAGTGTTACAGAAAATTAAAcagaaggaagaagaagaagtcaAAAGCAGCGTTTATGATTCTAAGGACGAAGACAGCAAAGAAACTTCCTCAGCTGCAAGAGAGAAAAGAGCGAGACGACGCGATTTACTGCG AACTAAATCATCATCTTCAGATTCGGAAAGTTCTAACAGCGAGCAGGACGAGATGCCGCAGAAAGCAGCTAAACCGACGAAATCCACCGAGAAGCGGTCAAAAAACTCCTCAAGCACGCACAAAGGGGAACCACCGCCAGAACCAGTCGTACGGACAGGAAGAAAAACTAATAACTCCCTAGCAGCTGCCACGGGACAAATAGTGATACCGGACACGGTAGAGCCCACTAACAGCACAAGAAAAAAGCTTAAAACATCACAAAT TTTCAGCCAAACTGAAGAGGATATACAAACGGACATGTATAAAGTGCTCGAACAGCTTACTGCTCATGAGGATGCTTGGCCTTTCATGGACCCAGTGGAGGAAGAATATGCTCCTAACTACTATGCTGTTATACGACGACCTATGGACTTACGAAAAATGGAGGAGCGACTAGACAATGGATATTACTCAGACTTCTCAATGTTCAAAGCAGATTTCAAGCTTATTGTAAATAATTGCCGACTATACAATGGACAGGATAATG AATACACTACGATGGTTGACAATCTTCAGGCAGCATTTGACCGACTTACTGAAAAATACATACACCGAGTATCTTCATCGGATGAGGAAATAGCAGTTGAATATCAAATCCCTACACCGTCACGAAAACATAAGCTAAAATTAAGCGAATCTCCAGTACGACATAAACGCAAGAAAACTAAATCTCATTCTGATCAca ATGAGCCAAAATCGAGTTCTTCGATGCAAGAAAATAATCAAGAAAACGATGATGAAGAAGATGACAATGAAGGAGACGCTAAAAAGAGAAAAGAATCTCACAAAAAACACGACAAAATCAAGAAGAAAAGAAGAGGTCATCATCGTCATGGAAAACATTCGAAAAATCATAAGAAGAATTCTCATAAGTCCAACCATGAGAGAAAACACAGTAAGAGGCAGAAACATGGTAAGGACAAAGACAGGGAGGGTAAGAAGTCAAAACAAAAGAAAAGGAAAAGTAAACATCATGATAATGATCTTCCAGATGAACTCAAACGAAGCGCCTCACAGGAGTCATTGGAAAGTTCTAATAGGAGTAGGAGTGCCAGCCCATTGCCTTCCATCCACACTCCATCACCGTCACCAACAGAACTAGATAAATCTGAACAAAATGAGCAGCTCTCAGATCCAGATTTTCTTAAAGACAAGTTTGACAAGATAAAAGAAAGAAGACGCCATACAACAAAAGAAGCCTGGGACTCGTTGTTTGATTTTAAACAGAAAATTGACAgtcataaacaaaatataaatgtaccagataaagacaaaaataaaaagcttCGAGAAACCATAGAAAAACTAAaagctaaaaatataaagtataaagatTCAGCAATTTACAACAACCCTTTTACTGGTGGATCTGCAGAAAAACCTGTCAAATCTGCTAAAGAATCTGACAAAGAAGACGAAGATTTTTCGGACAATGATACTACTGAAACCGaaagtataaaaacaaaacCTGGAACCAGAAGATCGAAGAGAAGTTGCGCCAAAAGTGTTTCTGCTTCAAAAGCTCTCGAACAAGCCGTAAAAGACATAAGCAAGTGGTTAGATGATGCTCCAAAGGGTTCGGCTCTTAGTTCACCTTGTGACAGTCCTGCACAAACAATTTCTACTGAAGAACATGACAACAGTCGTTTAGACGATGAATTCTCGCAAAATGAGAAGCCAATGCATATGCGGCGGGATGGACGCAAAAGGCCATCATCGAGAGaacctaaaataattaaaaggagAGAAATACAAAGAACAATCGATAGATTGCAGCCGGGTAAAAGTAAAGGTAATTTGTTGACAAATATCAGTAACAAAGGCAATGAGAAATTTGAAGAGGTAGCATCATCCCCGAGCACATCGACGAAAACTCGCGATTCATTCAAGGAAGAGTCCAGTCCTAAACTCAGTTTAGGTTCTGTTTTACCAACCGTAGAATTCACTCTCGGGAACGACCACAATTTTGGAAACGAAGATGCTAAGAGTGAGGCAGAAAATGAAGACACTAAGACTACGGAAATAGATAAAGAGAGTAAGGACGTCGAAGAGAAACCTACAGAGAAAAAGGAAGTAGAAGTGCAAGCAGCAGCACCTGCTAAGAAAGATGCTGAAGTAGAAACTGAACCGCAAATAATTATGAAACCGAGTCAAGAAAAAGCGACACCTAACTTAAGTGCATGGTTTAAAGCTTTTGGCGCTCCTAAGACGACCACTACAACCACAACAGCTAAAAAGAAAACTGAAAAAGAGAGAGAGCCAGAGGAGAAACCCGCTGAGAACACCAATATTGATGCAGTTGCAAAAATAGCAAGTCCTAAAAATACTGCAGCAAAATATGATTCGCCTAATGATCCCAATTCGCCTCTACCAGATAGCGACGACAGTCCTCATTTAAGTGTAGCCGTTACACCGAGACAACGTAGAACTAGCACAGGCAGCTCAATATCAGAAAGATCGTCGTTCAGTCAAGATTTAGATTCGCCGAGACACCAGATGTCACATAACTCACCGCTTCTTCGTTCTCCAGCCTCACCTAGAACAGACGATTTCCAGAAAATAACATATCCCATAATTAACGGAACAGTGCGAGCAGGGTTTTACCAGGACACGACATCGTTGAAAAGTAGTCCAGATAAGAGCTGCAGTCCGCGTGAAGCGCCACAATCGCCGTATTCCCCGTATTCCCAACACGTATACGCAACGAACAGTGCAACAGGGTCAGCGACTCCCAACTATTTTGTAGACCACAACAAAAGTCCCTTGCCCACCTACGGCCAAAATGCGCCCCCGTACTATGATACGTCCAAAGCACCAGTGGCTAATAAATTGGTACGCGTACACGATGACTATACGTCATTGGGACCTAACTCAAATCCAAGTCTCTCGAGTCCAATCTCAAGTCCAAACCACGGACCATACTCACCCATACCCTCACCTTATCCAAATAGTCAAACCAACTATTCACAACCTCAGATATCACCTCGGCCGAATACTCCGTCCGTCCAACAACCTAATACTACTCAGATATCACCAGAGCCAAAAACGTCGTTATTCCCAGTTAAAAAGAGAACTTATGAACCGGAGCAACCAGATTCATCTAAAAATCTACACGATAAAGATGATTTGGCTACCGGAAAGGTCAGGAACGAATATCCCAAAACGACCCAGGCATTGCATTCATCACAAACAATGTCTTCTACATCTGTTGATGATATCGCTCTAGCTCTAAGTGAAAAATCGGAATTGGGTAAATTGAACAATACAAGGGAGAAGGCATCTAATGATTTTAATGAGCGTCAACACCGTGACAGAGAGCTCTACAATAACAGCGAGCCAGTGATCAATGACAAAAGGGATTCTCATACAACAAAATCCGCTgtcaaaaaaaacaatattgatATGATTAATATGGGTTACATGGAGGAGAGCAGACGGCATAATATAGAGCGCACAGAAGTTGACTATTCTAATAGGGAACACAAGACCAATGCAAATCCTCAACAGAAGGGATACGAAATTGAAGCTATCGCTATAAATCTCGGCATTCATAACCAACAAATGTCGATGTCGAAGCCACTCAACAAGCCAGCTGTTTGCTTAAACAATACTACACCAGCTCATTCACATGAACGAGCACCCGTGGATGTCACTATAAACCACAACATCGCTCACGCACACCAAAATCAATATGAAAGTCTCGCCAGCCAACAAATCAGTACTTTTTCGCTAAACGACATCGAATTGGCGAATAAGAAATTATATTCGTGCAACACCACATCTTCGCCAGCTATAGACTATGGCAACTGGAAAATGACGAATCAAACACGTAAACCAGAAACACTACCTTCGGACTATTCGTCGGCATATAGTGGCATCAATGACGAAAAATTAAGATCCGATTCCATAACGAATCAAGCTGCGCTCAACTACAATAAGAGCATTCAACAGCAGTACAGCAATTATAATAGCATTCCGAGAACGAATACTTCGAGAACACAAGATCCTCAACACAATCTCTCTGCCGAGCTAAGGATACCCAATCCTCGGAGCCTTCTGAAAAATGATGTATCAACTATGAGCGAAGCTGAAACCATCGCCAAAAATATGGAAAGCTTGTCCAAGTCACAAAAATCTGATAAATTAGTGCAAAATCACCCGCTAGTGTCGTCATCTCTACCGTACAAGACGCCGTATACTTCACATTCATCGATACCTATCGAATCTTTGAGGAACTTGTCGGGCATACCACAAATGCTAGAAAGGTTTACAAACGACGAAAGATACTTGTCGAGCTTCGCAGCCGGATCTTCGTCGTTGTATCACGATAAAACATTTTCAATGGCTCAAATGTTTAACAAGGGTATAGCGGCGACCGACGCCCACGCCACGAGCACTTCGGCCGGCACATACTCTCAGGCACCGATCGCCACGAGTAAAGATAACAACGCTTACAAATCTCCTTCAACTGCTTCTAACGCGCCACTGGACCAAAAGAAGAACAGGCGAAAGAAACCATCAGAAACAAAACAGGCCCAAGTTATCGGTACCCAGTATCTCAACACCGTCAGTAATAACGATGTTTTAACCTCAGTAAAGGCGAACATGATGCAGTCCAGTCCGTTCAATTTCGGTACCACGAGCAACATGGCGTTGAGCGGCATGTATGGGGACAACGGAGGGTTTACTATTGACGACTTCAGGAACAGCACCAATCAACTCATGGCAGCGAACTATATGGCGGCTGCTGTGGCACATCAGAGGAACAGTGAAGCTAACGCGGAGAAACTTGCGAAGCCTGCGCACCAGAACAGCAACCACGCAGCGGCGGGTACATTTCCTTTCCTTGGCCATTCGCAAGTTCGCGCGGGTTATCCGTTTGTGGGCACAGAAACATCTTCGCCACTGTATCAGCAATATCTGCGCTACCAGGAGGAGCTGCAGCGTCAAACTGGCGCGCAAATAATGAGTCTTTATCCCCAGGCGTACGCCCCGGCCTCGCTCGGCGTCAGGCAACCATACGACGCTTTGAACAGACACTCATGGCTTTAA